The following proteins are encoded in a genomic region of Gossypium hirsutum isolate 1008001.06 chromosome D05, Gossypium_hirsutum_v2.1, whole genome shotgun sequence:
- the LOC107904953 gene encoding probable DNA-3-methyladenine glycosylase 2: protein MGEQASGQPQPQAQSQPSNDSSDATQCQTQRQAQTQTKTENSNDAFAAAAPTVTTALVVSASTELTDGSPLTSSPPSKIPSRPRKIRKLSPDSNSEPNASQQATTSTTSTSVAVPLKTVPRAPKAKLSQHRALVVAPQFFARSLSCEGEVETAVRHLRYADPLLASLIDLHPPPTFDTFQTPFLALTRSILYQQLAFKAGTSIYTRFIALCGGENGVVPETVLSLTPQQLRQIGVSGRKASYLHDLARKYQTGILSDSAIVNMDDKSLFTMLTMVNGIGSWSVHMFMIFSLHRPDVLPINDLGIRKGVQLLYSLEELPRPSQMDQLCEKWRPYRSVASWYLWRFVEAKGAPSSAAAVAAGASLQPLPQEEHQHQQQPQLLDSINSILDLGACTWGQ, encoded by the coding sequence ATGGGCGAACAAGCCTCGGGACAGCCTCAACCACAGGCTCAATCTCAGCCTTCAAACGACTCTTCCGACGCGACCCAATGCCAAACCCAAAGGCAAGCCCAAACTCAAACTAAAACTGAAAACTCGAATGATGCCTTCGCCGCCGCTGCTCCCACCGTTACTACCGCCCTCGTTGTCTCTGCTTCAACGGAACTCACCGATGGTTCTCCCCTTACATCCTCTCCTCCTTCTAAAATCCCTTCTCGCCCTAGAAAAATCCGGAAACTCTCCCCTGACTCGAATTCCGAACCGAATGCCTCCCAACAAGCGACGACTTCCACAACATCAACATCCGTAGCGGTGCCGCTTAAAACCGTCCCCAGAGCTCCCAAAGCAAAACTCAGTCAGCATCGAGCCCTAGTGGTGGCTCCCCAATTCTTTGCTCGTTCCCTCTCTTGTGAAGGCGAGGTTGAAACCGCCGTTCGACACCTCCGTTACGCCGATCCCCTCCTTGCTTCGTTGATCGATCTCCATCCGCCTCCAACCTTCGACACTTTCCAGACCCCTTTCCTCGCTCTCACCCGAAGCATTCTCTACCAACAGCTCGCTTTCAAAGCTGGAACTTCCATCTACACTCGCTTCATCGCTCTCTGCGGCGGCGAAAACGGTGTCGTTCCCGAGACTGTTCTTTCCTTAACCCCTCAACAGCTACGGCAAATTGGTGTCTCAGGACGAAAAGCGAGTTACCTTCACGATCTCGCGAGGAAATACCAGACAGGGATATTATCAGACTCCGCAATTGTAAATATGGATGATAAGTCACTTTTTACCATGCTTACTATGGTCAATGGGATCGGTTCTTGGTCCGTTCATATGTTTATGATCTTCTCGCTTCATAGACCCGATGTTTTACCGATTAATGATCTCGGGATTCGGAAAGGGGTTCAGTTACTCTACAGTTTGGAGGAGTTGCCGAGGCCTTCGCAGATGGATCAATTGTGTGAGAAATGGAGGCCTTATAGGTCAGTTGCTTCGTGGTATCTCTGGCGGTTTGTGGAGGCCAAAGGAGCACCTTCTAGTGCAGCCGCTGTTGCTGCTGGTGCTAGTCTTCAGCCA